In Luteitalea sp., a genomic segment contains:
- a CDS encoding PadR family transcriptional regulator, whose protein sequence is MLPGTLEMLILKTLSIESMHGYGIAQHIQMLSAHVLTIEEGSLYPALQRLLVKGWVLAEWKISAHNRRARFYRLTTAGKKQLGIEESRFSQMFGAIMRVMKTT, encoded by the coding sequence CTGCTTCCGGGCACGCTCGAGATGTTGATTCTGAAGACGCTGTCGATCGAGTCGATGCACGGCTACGGCATCGCGCAGCACATTCAGATGCTGTCGGCGCACGTGCTGACGATCGAAGAGGGATCGCTGTATCCGGCGCTGCAGCGGCTGCTCGTCAAGGGATGGGTGTTGGCCGAGTGGAAGATTTCGGCGCACAACCGGCGAGCGCGCTTCTACAGGCTCACGACTGCCGGGAAGAAGCAGCTCGGCATCGAGGAATCGCGATTCTCCCAGATGTTCGGCGCGATCATGCGCGTGATGAAGACGACGTAG